From Anaerohalosphaera lusitana, one genomic window encodes:
- the nspC gene encoding carboxynorspermidine decarboxylase has product MNYDLSKITTPCYLVDRGLLRKNCETLADVQNRTGCRILLALKGFAMWSVFDIVCEYLAGTAASSLHEARLGREEFGKEVHLTAPAYRDDEFDQLIANSDHIIFNSANQWQKFKPRIAAGSRALKCGLRINPMHSEVKTAIYDPCSPGSRLGITRDLFPADMLDGITGLHFHTLCELNADSLQRTLAAVEKQFGEFIPQMQWINFGGGHHITRPDYDIDLLCKLISDFQSKYDVQVYLEPGEAIALNTGFLIATVLDIVHNACDIAILDTSAAAHMPDVLEMPYRPQISGADEPGKKPHTYRLAGPTCLAGDVIGDYSFDAPLKPGDKLIFHDMAHYTMVKNTMFNGINLPDIVTYEPDTDDYKLQRRFTYQDFKTRLS; this is encoded by the coding sequence TTGAATTACGACCTGAGCAAGATAACGACTCCATGCTATCTCGTCGACCGCGGCCTGCTGCGCAAAAACTGTGAGACCCTCGCAGACGTCCAGAATCGCACCGGCTGCAGGATACTGCTCGCCCTTAAGGGCTTCGCTATGTGGAGCGTCTTCGACATAGTCTGCGAATATCTCGCCGGCACCGCAGCCAGCTCCCTGCACGAAGCACGACTCGGTCGCGAAGAATTCGGCAAAGAGGTCCACCTCACCGCCCCTGCATATCGCGACGACGAGTTCGACCAGCTAATCGCAAACAGCGATCATATTATTTTCAACTCTGCGAACCAGTGGCAAAAATTCAAACCCCGCATAGCAGCCGGCAGCAGGGCCCTCAAGTGCGGCCTCCGCATTAACCCCATGCACTCCGAAGTCAAAACCGCCATCTACGATCCCTGCTCACCCGGCTCGCGACTCGGCATCACCCGCGATCTGTTCCCAGCCGACATGCTCGACGGCATCACGGGTCTGCATTTCCATACCCTGTGCGAACTCAATGCAGACTCGCTCCAGCGAACCCTCGCAGCCGTTGAAAAGCAGTTCGGCGAATTCATACCGCAGATGCAATGGATCAATTTCGGCGGCGGTCACCACATCACCCGCCCGGACTACGACATCGACCTGCTCTGTAAACTCATTAGCGATTTCCAAAGCAAGTACGACGTGCAGGTCTACCTCGAACCCGGTGAAGCAATCGCACTAAACACCGGATTTCTCATCGCCACCGTCCTCGACATAGTTCATAATGCCTGCGACATCGCCATACTCGATACCTCCGCCGCGGCCCACATGCCCGACGTCCTCGAAATGCCTTACCGACCCCAGATCAGCGGCGCGGATGAACCCGGCAAGAAACCCCACACATACCGCCTCGCCGGCCCGACCTGCCTCGCTGGCGATGTCATCGGCGACTACTCCTTCGATGCCCCCTTAAAACCGGGCGACAAGCTCATCTTCCACGACATGGCCCATTACACCATGGTCAAAAACACCATGTTCAACGGCATAAACCTCCCAG
- a CDS encoding IS5 family transposase — protein MMQVGLFDWQTRFEQLDNSGDPLVKLNEIVDWEQFRKTLEIVRDKKRKSNAGRKPFDVILMFKILILDSLYNISDDQLEFQIRDRISFMRFLGLGIGDRVPDAKTIWLFREQLTEAGLVENLFTQFDEFLRKNGFSAKKGQIVDASIVAVPKQRNTRDENKSIKNGEVPENWSDTKKRQKDTDARWVQKNGVNYYGYKNHIDIDVKHKFIRSCEVTPASVHDSNVFEDLLDANNSSKDVWADSAYGSTEKRDNIKEEGYRGHIQRKGCRYKKLTQRQIEANYKRSKTRSRVEHVFGIQKMRAGNLIIRTIGIARAKTKICMRNLAYNIDRYCLLARL, from the coding sequence ATGATGCAAGTAGGACTTTTCGACTGGCAGACTCGTTTTGAACAACTCGACAACAGCGGCGACCCACTTGTCAAGCTTAATGAAATAGTCGACTGGGAGCAATTTCGCAAAACCCTTGAGATTGTCAGAGATAAAAAACGAAAGTCCAACGCAGGCAGAAAACCCTTTGATGTTATACTCATGTTCAAGATATTGATACTTGATTCCCTGTACAATATATCCGACGATCAGCTCGAATTTCAGATAAGGGATCGTATTTCCTTCATGCGTTTTCTCGGTCTGGGTATTGGCGACAGAGTGCCTGATGCAAAGACCATATGGCTTTTCAGAGAACAGCTCACCGAAGCCGGCCTTGTCGAAAACCTTTTTACTCAGTTCGACGAGTTTCTGCGTAAAAACGGCTTTTCTGCCAAAAAAGGCCAGATCGTGGATGCCAGTATTGTAGCGGTTCCAAAGCAGCGTAACACCAGAGATGAGAATAAATCCATCAAGAACGGCGAGGTTCCCGAAAACTGGAGCGATACCAAGAAACGCCAGAAAGACACCGATGCACGCTGGGTGCAGAAGAACGGCGTAAACTACTATGGCTATAAGAACCATATTGATATTGATGTTAAGCACAAGTTTATTCGCAGCTGTGAAGTAACGCCTGCCTCTGTTCATGACAGCAATGTCTTTGAAGACTTGCTTGATGCAAACAACAGCAGCAAGGATGTATGGGCCGATTCTGCCTACGGCTCGACGGAAAAACGGGATAACATTAAAGAAGAAGGCTACCGCGGCCATATTCAACGAAAAGGCTGTCGTTATAAAAAACTGACTCAGCGTCAGATAGAAGCTAATTATAAACGTTCGAAAACTCGCAGCCGAGTTGAGCATGTCTTCGGCATACAGAAGATGCGGGCGGGCAACTTGATCATTCGAACTATAGGAATAGCCAGGGCCAAGACGAAAATTTGTATGCGAAACCTTGCGTATAATATAGACAGATACTGCCTGCTGGCTCGACTTTAG
- a CDS encoding saccharopine dehydrogenase family protein has translation MSRVLIIGAGGVGNVVVQKCAQLPEIFTDICLASRTKSKCDEIAAMLDRPIETAQLDADDPKQTLALITRFRPDLVINVALPYQDLPIMDACLEAGVDYLDTANYEPPDEAKFEYKWQWAYDDKFRDSGIMALLGSGFDPGVTNVFCAYAQKHYFDEIHFVDIVDCNAGEHGHPFATNFNPEINIREITQKGKYWEQGDWKEIEPMSVSKDIDFPEIGPRKAYLLYHEEEESLVKHINGLKRIRFWMTFGEAYINHLQVLQNVGMTSIEPVEFEGKQIVPLQFLKAVLPDPGSLGVNYKGKTCIGCIMEGVKNGETKRIMIYNTCDHAKCYEEVKAQAVSYTTGVPAMIGAAMILTDQWHKPGVYNMEQFDPDPFMDMLNKHGLPWKVIEGKTLDS, from the coding sequence TTGAGTAGAGTACTTATAATCGGAGCCGGCGGAGTCGGCAATGTCGTGGTCCAGAAATGCGCCCAGCTTCCCGAAATATTTACAGACATATGCCTGGCCAGCAGAACAAAATCCAAATGCGACGAAATAGCTGCAATGCTCGACAGGCCGATCGAAACCGCACAGCTTGACGCAGACGATCCCAAGCAGACCCTGGCACTGATAACCAGGTTCCGTCCGGATCTCGTCATTAACGTCGCTCTGCCGTATCAGGACCTTCCGATCATGGATGCATGTCTCGAAGCCGGCGTTGATTACCTCGACACCGCAAACTACGAGCCTCCGGATGAAGCAAAATTCGAATATAAATGGCAATGGGCCTATGATGACAAGTTCCGCGACAGCGGCATCATGGCCCTGCTAGGGTCAGGTTTCGATCCCGGCGTCACAAACGTCTTCTGCGCCTATGCACAAAAGCACTACTTCGATGAGATCCACTTCGTAGACATCGTTGATTGCAACGCAGGCGAGCACGGCCACCCGTTCGCAACCAACTTCAACCCCGAGATAAACATCCGAGAGATCACCCAAAAGGGCAAATACTGGGAGCAGGGCGACTGGAAAGAGATCGAACCAATGTCCGTCTCCAAAGATATCGATTTCCCGGAGATCGGCCCCCGCAAGGCCTATCTCCTCTACCATGAAGAGGAAGAGTCCCTCGTCAAGCATATCAACGGCCTCAAACGCATACGCTTCTGGATGACATTCGGGGAAGCATACATAAATCATCTGCAGGTCCTGCAGAACGTCGGTATGACCAGCATCGAGCCCGTCGAGTTCGAAGGCAAGCAGATCGTCCCGCTGCAGTTCCTAAAGGCCGTCCTGCCCGACCCCGGTTCACTCGGTGTCAATTACAAGGGCAAAACCTGCATCGGCTGCATCATGGAAGGCGTCAAGAACGGTGAAACAAAACGCATCATGATCTACAACACCTGCGACCACGCCAAATGCTACGAAGAGGTCAAGGCACAGGCCGTCTCATACACCACCGGTGTTCCCGCCATGATCGGCGCAGCCATGATCCTGACGGACCAGTGGCACAAGCCCGGTGTTTATAACATGGAGCAGTTCGATCCCGATCCCTTCATGGACATGCTCAACAAGCACGGCCTCCCCTGGAAGGTCATCGAAGGCAAAACGCTGGACAGCTAA
- a CDS encoding TIM-barrel domain-containing protein: MLLNKSRIITTALILFVLLLPASAPADILFTESFSDPAAYHDAENISILPGSLNAKFHRETGDRIRIQDRTHGVTYKLDKAIPSDPQPDDLYISFCYRVLSDSTKDKFSGLVLYNNGSEVFGLGNDYVSQNYSFWTSDGQGIPIGEIPIPVDKQVHQIVLRITANPDGPERIKVGLDPFCRRSESRQPSHIWTEYETELAFDELRLRSGNENSVCEFDEIRIGTDWTSVTLADNNPGEYISKLTQQMAAPQTANRIGTSVARFWPDKPVGYYSFALNKKRPPQGPVPSGWKLEPNFGTLDDKQYVYVSIPAEVDLYGTGEVTGSLMRNGKKITLFNKDNYGYGEPDQLYQSHPWVFGVRPDGSAFGIVFDCTWKSQLDLRAGILFTTTAVAPDFPVIVIEADSPQQLMHKLADLTGTMPMPPRWALGYQQCRYSYFPDARVREVADTFRAKQIPCDVIWFDIDYMDGFRVFTFDPNHFPDPAATNEYIHNQGFKSVWMIDPGVKHDPGYSIYDSGTEADVWVKTAVGDTYIGPVWPGDCVFPDFTSPAVRDWWADLYKPFLAHGIDGVWNDMNEPAVFNDKTNGTMPLDNQHRGGGELAPGLHIRYHNVYGMLMVKASRRGIKDARPDKRPFVLSRANFLGGHRYAATWTGDNNATRKHMELSIPMSLNLSLSGQPFNGPDIGGFVGDATPELWAHWISAGAFYPFSRAHSAKDTADQEPWSFGPETEKAARTALQRRYRLMPYIYTAFRKAHKTGSPVMQPLFFADPSDLSLRNQDHAFLIGPDLMVVPKWSAPGPMPKVAWQTISLVGEDSSTDPYQCDLKVRPGSIIPLGPVVQTTEQINRSLPLSLIVVLDQQGKASGMLYEDAGDGYGYQKGQFCLSIFAAHRQGSEVIVQCTDQQGDWAAQKRLVSVKVVDANGTHHGFGDIVSGVKVSPDIAP; encoded by the coding sequence ATGCTGCTTAATAAATCTAGAATAATTACCACTGCCCTTATTCTATTCGTTCTGCTTCTCCCGGCCTCAGCCCCTGCGGACATCCTGTTCACCGAGAGCTTTTCGGATCCAGCCGCTTACCATGACGCAGAGAATATCAGCATCCTGCCAGGCAGTCTCAACGCTAAATTCCACCGGGAAACAGGCGACCGGATCCGCATCCAGGATCGTACTCATGGCGTCACCTACAAGCTGGACAAGGCCATCCCGTCTGATCCGCAGCCTGATGATCTGTACATAAGCTTCTGCTATCGTGTGCTTTCAGACAGTACAAAGGATAAATTCTCGGGACTCGTTCTTTACAATAACGGCAGCGAAGTCTTCGGCCTGGGCAACGACTACGTCTCACAGAACTACAGCTTCTGGACCTCCGACGGCCAGGGCATTCCTATCGGCGAAATTCCGATTCCGGTCGACAAGCAGGTTCACCAGATCGTTCTGCGAATAACCGCAAATCCTGACGGCCCCGAGCGGATCAAGGTTGGTCTCGACCCCTTCTGCCGACGCAGCGAATCCCGCCAGCCCTCACACATCTGGACCGAATACGAAACAGAGCTTGCCTTCGATGAACTCCGTCTACGCTCCGGCAACGAAAACAGTGTCTGTGAGTTCGACGAAATTCGCATCGGAACCGACTGGACTTCTGTTACTCTCGCAGATAACAACCCGGGCGAATACATCTCGAAGCTCACCCAGCAAATGGCCGCTCCCCAAACCGCCAACCGCATCGGCACCAGCGTTGCCCGTTTCTGGCCGGACAAGCCTGTGGGTTACTATTCCTTTGCACTCAACAAAAAACGGCCGCCCCAGGGCCCGGTCCCGTCAGGCTGGAAGCTCGAGCCAAACTTTGGCACGCTTGACGACAAGCAATACGTCTATGTTTCTATACCTGCCGAAGTCGATCTCTACGGCACAGGCGAAGTCACCGGCTCGCTCATGCGTAATGGCAAGAAGATCACGCTTTTTAACAAAGACAATTACGGCTACGGTGAGCCTGACCAGCTCTACCAGTCTCACCCGTGGGTCTTCGGTGTCCGCCCTGACGGTTCAGCATTCGGCATAGTATTCGACTGCACCTGGAAGTCACAGCTAGACCTCCGCGCAGGCATCCTCTTCACGACAACCGCCGTCGCACCCGACTTCCCGGTAATCGTGATCGAAGCAGACTCACCCCAGCAGCTCATGCACAAACTCGCAGACCTCACGGGCACCATGCCCATGCCTCCCCGCTGGGCTCTCGGCTACCAGCAGTGCCGCTACTCATACTTTCCCGACGCACGTGTCCGCGAGGTGGCCGACACCTTCCGCGCCAAACAGATCCCCTGCGACGTGATATGGTTCGATATCGATTACATGGACGGTTTTCGCGTCTTCACCTTCGACCCCAACCACTTCCCTGATCCCGCCGCAACTAACGAATATATCCACAACCAGGGCTTCAAAAGCGTCTGGATGATCGACCCCGGAGTGAAGCACGACCCCGGCTACTCCATTTACGACAGCGGCACCGAAGCCGACGTCTGGGTCAAAACCGCAGTCGGTGATACGTACATCGGTCCTGTCTGGCCCGGTGACTGTGTCTTCCCTGACTTCACCTCCCCAGCCGTTCGCGACTGGTGGGCCGACCTCTACAAGCCCTTCCTCGCGCACGGCATAGACGGCGTCTGGAACGACATGAACGAACCCGCCGTCTTCAACGACAAGACAAACGGAACCATGCCCCTGGATAATCAGCATCGCGGTGGCGGCGAGCTCGCCCCTGGCCTGCATATCCGGTACCACAACGTCTACGGCATGCTGATGGTCAAAGCATCCCGCCGGGGCATCAAAGATGCTCGCCCAGACAAACGGCCGTTCGTTCTCTCCCGGGCCAACTTCCTCGGCGGACACCGCTACGCAGCGACCTGGACAGGCGACAATAACGCAACCCGCAAACACATGGAATTGTCCATCCCAATGTCCCTCAACCTCAGCCTCTCCGGCCAGCCATTCAACGGCCCCGACATCGGCGGCTTTGTCGGTGATGCAACTCCCGAGCTCTGGGCTCATTGGATATCTGCAGGGGCATTCTATCCCTTCAGCCGTGCCCATTCAGCCAAGGATACCGCAGATCAGGAACCCTGGTCCTTCGGCCCTGAAACTGAAAAGGCGGCCCGCACGGCCCTGCAGCGACGCTACCGACTCATGCCCTATATCTACACAGCCTTCCGCAAAGCTCACAAGACCGGCTCCCCGGTTATGCAGCCGCTCTTCTTCGCCGATCCCTCAGATTTGTCACTCCGCAATCAGGACCACGCGTTTCTGATCGGTCCGGACCTGATGGTCGTACCCAAATGGTCCGCTCCAGGCCCAATGCCCAAAGTAGCCTGGCAAACCATTTCACTAGTAGGTGAGGACAGCAGCACCGACCCGTACCAGTGCGACCTCAAGGTCCGCCCCGGCTCGATCATCCCCCTCGGCCCAGTCGTTCAGACGACCGAACAGATAAACCGAAGCCTGCCGCTCTCACTTATCGTAGTCCTCGACCAACAGGGCAAAGCCTCCGGCATGCTCTACGAAGACGCCGGCGATGGTTACGGTTATCAGAAGGGCCAATTCTGCCTTTCGATATTTGCCGCCCACAGGCAGGGCAGTGAAGTCATCGTCCAGTGCACAGATCAGCAGGGCGATTGGGCAGCACAAAAACGCTTGGTATCCGTCAAAGTCGTAGATGCGAACGGTACACACCACGGCTTTGGCGATATCGTCTCAGGCGTAAAAGTTTCCCCGGACATCGCCCCCTAG